One part of the Thermoanaerobacterium sp. CMT5567-10 genome encodes these proteins:
- a CDS encoding ECF transporter S component — protein MHIKTSPLKNVKTLTLVAMLIAMSAVGAMIKIYNTVAFDSLPGYFASLYFGSYIGAIVISLGHIFTALTSGFPLGIPNHIIIAVSMAVCAYFYSLAYKKFNSYVAVAVGTILNGPVATLIFVPQYGWGFFVQMVFPLTIASFANVFLAAVIFKAISTKIKR, from the coding sequence ATGCATATAAAGACATCGCCATTAAAAAATGTAAAAACTTTGACGCTTGTGGCTATGCTTATAGCCATGAGTGCTGTTGGTGCCATGATTAAAATCTACAATACAGTTGCATTTGATTCATTGCCTGGGTATTTTGCATCCCTTTATTTTGGAAGCTACATAGGAGCAATCGTTATTTCTTTAGGACATATTTTTACTGCACTTACATCTGGTTTTCCACTTGGAATACCTAACCATATCATCATTGCTGTATCGATGGCTGTATGTGCATATTTTTATTCACTTGCGTATAAAAAGTTTAATAGCTATGTAGCAGTTGCTGTTGGTACTATATTAAATGGACCTGTTGCAACACTTATTTTTGTTCCTCAATATGGTTGGGGCTTTTTTGTACAGATGGTATTTCCGCTTACTATTGCATCGTTTGCTAATGTTTTTCTAGCGGCAGTCATCTTTAAAGCCATCTCAACTAAGATAAAAAGGTAA
- a CDS encoding DUF5685 family protein, producing MFGYVKPYKPEMKMKDYDVFKAYYCGLCKEIGRRYGETSRLTLNYELTYLAIFLSGLSDEKVDMKLEGCIINPFKKKPVIKENPFVKYAADMNAILVYYKFIDDKADGKATASSFLEVLFRKQFKKSYKLHTKKAQNMRKYLETLQNLEKGKCSSVDESAEPFANILREVFLYENLNIDEEDCKKVEEIAYHLGRYIYILDAYNDLKDDIKSGNYNPFIYQYNLIDKDDSEIELNNTIDEIKEWTKFNLSFTLSTIVKLYEQLKFKKNIGIIDNIFRIGLYMEFMRIMEGEKSCKTRTKF from the coding sequence ATGTTTGGATATGTAAAGCCGTACAAACCTGAAATGAAGATGAAAGACTATGATGTTTTTAAAGCATATTACTGTGGCCTTTGCAAGGAGATAGGCAGAAGATATGGCGAGACAAGCCGCTTAACGTTAAACTATGAGCTTACTTATCTGGCAATCTTTTTATCGGGTTTATCGGATGAGAAAGTTGATATGAAGTTAGAAGGCTGTATTATAAATCCATTTAAGAAGAAGCCTGTCATAAAAGAAAATCCATTTGTAAAGTATGCTGCTGATATGAATGCAATACTAGTCTATTATAAATTTATAGACGACAAAGCAGATGGGAAAGCCACTGCCAGTTCTTTTTTGGAGGTTTTATTTAGAAAGCAATTTAAAAAATCATATAAGCTGCATACGAAAAAGGCACAAAATATGAGAAAATACCTAGAAACTTTGCAGAATCTTGAGAAGGGGAAATGTTCTTCTGTGGATGAATCTGCAGAGCCATTTGCGAATATTTTGCGTGAAGTTTTTCTTTATGAAAATCTGAATATAGATGAAGAAGATTGTAAAAAGGTTGAAGAGATTGCATATCATTTAGGAAGATATATATACATTTTAGATGCGTATAATGATTTAAAAGACGATATAAAAAGTGGAAATTACAATCCGTTTATATATCAGTATAATCTTATCGACAAAGATGACAGTGAAATAGAGCTTAATAATACAATCGATGAGATAAAAGAGTGGACGAAATTTAATTTAAGTTTCACTCTTTCTACAATAGTGAAATTGTATGAACAATTGAAATTCAAGAAAAATATAGGCATTATTGATAATATTTTTAGAATAGGACTGTACATGGAATTTATGAGAATTATGGAAGGAGAAAAATCATGCAAAACCCGTACGAAGTTTTAG
- a CDS encoding type II toxin-antitoxin system VapB family antitoxin, which yields MRTTINISEDILKEAEMLYETNNRSKAVEEALKDAIRIKKLQHLMELKGKINFAIDSSDIEKLRSMEIDER from the coding sequence ATGCGCACAACGATAAATATATCTGAAGATATTCTCAAAGAAGCTGAAATGCTGTATGAAACAAACAACAGGTCAAAAGCAGTTGAAGAGGCGTTGAAGGATGCCATAAGGATAAAAAAATTGCAGCATTTGATGGAACTTAAAGGAAAGATAAATTTCGCAATAGATTCTTCAGACATCGAAAAATTAAGGAGCATGGAAATAGATGAGAGATAA
- a CDS encoding FMN-binding protein yields the protein MIKKQTYNVDTIAGATETTTNWKIAVKNALEKAKK from the coding sequence ATGATTAAAAAACAAACATACAATGTAGATACTATAGCAGGTGCGACAGAAACGACTACAAACTGGAAAATAGCTGTTAAAAATGCCCTTGAAAAAGCCAAAAAGTAA
- a CDS encoding VIT1/CCC1 transporter family protein yields the protein MNALDKAKKFYYDEFEAKQLYSYLAKVESKKEIREIFEELAKIEAKHTKFWYTFLSDRGVKVSSRIHNRSLWFYKVLRTLLGSKLFIILLEMKESNSTDEYYSYYKDPILTEKERQILSQIIEDELEHEKNLGNQNKEANFSNIRDFILGMNDGLVEILGTVTGLSAVYQNKPLVVGTSGLVVGIAGALSMAIGAYTSVRSQRQVNEGIKRKMELLFNVSKGRAKEELLNKLNDSGIPEDISREVVEKLGDNENAMANLLVEEVKENEIKSALYTGLAYLVGLIFPVIPYFFISSSSIIALVFSVIFATIALSIVGGIVSIASESLSIKNKIIEMVLSGIGAAALSYLFGTLVQFIFGINA from the coding sequence ATGAACGCACTAGATAAAGCAAAAAAATTTTACTACGATGAATTTGAAGCAAAACAGCTTTATTCTTACTTGGCAAAAGTAGAATCTAAAAAAGAAATACGCGAAATATTTGAGGAACTTGCAAAAATTGAAGCAAAGCATACAAAATTTTGGTATACATTTTTAAGCGATAGAGGCGTAAAAGTCAGCTCTAGAATACACAACCGCAGTTTGTGGTTTTATAAAGTATTAAGGACATTGCTGGGAAGCAAACTTTTTATAATTCTTTTAGAAATGAAAGAATCAAACAGCACTGATGAATACTATAGCTATTACAAGGATCCTATATTAACTGAAAAAGAACGCCAGATACTGTCTCAGATAATAGAAGATGAACTGGAGCATGAGAAGAATTTAGGAAATCAAAATAAAGAAGCAAACTTTTCAAATATACGTGATTTCATATTAGGAATGAATGACGGGCTTGTAGAGATATTGGGAACTGTAACAGGGCTTTCTGCCGTATATCAAAATAAGCCGCTGGTTGTTGGCACATCAGGTCTTGTTGTAGGAATAGCAGGTGCTTTATCTATGGCTATTGGTGCATATACATCTGTAAGATCACAAAGACAAGTCAATGAAGGCATCAAAAGAAAGATGGAGCTTTTATTTAATGTATCAAAAGGCAGGGCGAAAGAAGAGCTTCTAAACAAGTTAAATGATTCTGGCATACCTGAAGATATAAGCAGAGAAGTTGTTGAAAAACTTGGTGACAATGAAAATGCCATGGCAAACTTGCTGGTGGAAGAAGTAAAAGAAAATGAAATAAAATCGGCTTTATACACAGGACTTGCATACCTAGTAGGACTCATATTCCCTGTTATACCATACTTCTTTATTTCTTCATCATCGATTATAGCTTTAGTATTCTCCGTGATTTTTGCAACTATTGCGCTTTCAATTGTAGGCGGTATTGTTTCAATTGCATCAGAAAGTTTGTCAATTAAAAATAAAATAATCGAAATGGTGCTGTCAGGAATAGGTGCTGCCGCACTGTCATATCTATTTGGAACGCTTGTACAGTTTATATTTGGCATTAATGCGTAA
- the cobU gene encoding bifunctional adenosylcobinamide kinase/adenosylcobinamide-phosphate guanylyltransferase: MALIMVTGGARSGKSQFAESLAMKDGGYSVLYIATSIPFDDEMKERVRRHRERRPEEWETVEAYNGISDIIRSTNKKAVLLDCLTVMVSNLLLEIDMTWEEKDLEDVDRAEEKITKEVDGLINASKASNKDVIVVTNEVGMGLVPEYKLGRIFRDISGRINKKIAENADYVYFMVSGIPLEIKSKNNCL, translated from the coding sequence TTGGCTTTGATTATGGTGACAGGCGGCGCAAGATCTGGCAAAAGCCAGTTTGCAGAAAGCCTTGCAATGAAAGACGGTGGTTACAGCGTCCTTTACATCGCTACATCTATACCGTTTGATGACGAGATGAAAGAAAGAGTTAGAAGGCATAGAGAAAGAAGGCCGGAGGAGTGGGAAACAGTAGAGGCTTATAATGGCATCTCTGACATTATAAGAAGCACAAATAAAAAAGCTGTTCTTTTGGATTGCCTGACGGTAATGGTGTCAAACCTGCTTTTAGAAATCGATATGACTTGGGAAGAGAAAGATTTAGAAGATGTAGATAGAGCTGAAGAAAAAATAACTAAAGAAGTTGACGGTTTGATTAATGCCTCAAAAGCCAGCAACAAAGATGTCATAGTAGTCACAAATGAAGTTGGTATGGGACTTGTGCCTGAATATAAACTGGGAAGAATATTTAGAGACATCTCAGGCAGGATAAATAAGAAAATTGCAGAAAATGCAGATTATGTTTATTTTATGGTTTCAGGCATACCTTTAGAAATAAAAAGTAAAAATAATTGCTTATAA
- a CDS encoding AEC family transporter has translation MVFLKGIESILPIVFIIIIGYVLAMKKWFDEDASELFSKIVVKVSLPALMFYTVIENLQKNQLSHMILGLIAAFVSIFASYTIAYFLVIFLKLDRKKIGLFSAIFAFSNTIFVGLPINQALFGNKAVPYVLLYYVANTTLFWTMGLYNIRKDVESSQGNFSLYQAFKKIFSPPLLGYLMGIFFILIGFKTPQFIADTAKYIGQLTTPLSMIFIGISIYLTDLKDFKFDNTVVFLLLGRSIITPLITILVLHFFKLNILMEKVFVIQSALPVMTQIAIVAHAYNSDQKYPSIMIAATNLLSLLIVPIYMYIASVVF, from the coding sequence TTGGTTTTCTTAAAAGGAATTGAAAGTATTTTGCCGATCGTCTTTATAATTATAATCGGGTACGTGCTCGCTATGAAAAAATGGTTTGACGAAGACGCATCTGAATTATTTTCAAAAATTGTAGTAAAAGTTTCGCTTCCCGCTCTAATGTTTTATACAGTTATTGAAAACCTTCAAAAAAATCAACTATCCCATATGATATTAGGTTTAATTGCTGCCTTTGTAAGCATTTTTGCATCATATACCATTGCGTATTTCTTAGTCATATTTCTTAAATTAGACAGAAAAAAAATCGGTTTATTTTCTGCAATATTTGCTTTTTCTAATACGATATTCGTTGGACTTCCTATAAATCAGGCTCTCTTTGGAAATAAAGCAGTACCATATGTGCTTCTATACTACGTTGCAAACACCACACTATTTTGGACGATGGGGCTTTACAACATAAGAAAGGATGTAGAAAGTTCTCAAGGAAATTTCTCTCTATATCAGGCTTTTAAGAAAATCTTCTCTCCTCCCCTTTTAGGTTACCTGATGGGGATATTTTTCATTCTAATAGGATTCAAGACACCACAATTCATTGCAGATACAGCTAAATACATCGGACAACTGACGACACCCCTTTCAATGATCTTCATCGGCATATCAATATACCTTACAGACTTAAAAGATTTTAAATTCGACAACACTGTTGTATTCTTGCTTTTAGGAAGGTCTATAATAACACCGTTAATCACAATACTGGTACTTCACTTTTTTAAGCTCAATATATTGATGGAAAAAGTATTTGTAATTCAAAGTGCGCTTCCTGTAATGACGCAAATTGCAATTGTAGCACATGCCTACAATAGCGATCAAAAGTATCCATCGATTATGATAGCCGCAACAAATCTATTAAGCTTACTTATAGTTCCAATCTACATGTATATAGCAAGTGTAGTATTTTAA
- a CDS encoding PIN domain-containing protein: MRDKILVDTSVWIEYFGNKQGIAEIIDNMLMQDRVYIMGLIIAELLQGVKTKKELEMLERYIDSIPIVPCDDKDWIEAGRLSFKLTRDGKTIPLLDVLIAATSLKNNMMIFSFDQHFKMIDGVKLFDPKTI, translated from the coding sequence ATGAGAGATAAAATACTTGTTGATACATCTGTATGGATAGAATATTTTGGAAACAAACAAGGAATTGCTGAGATTATCGACAATATGCTGATGCAAGACAGAGTTTATATAATGGGTCTTATAATTGCTGAACTTCTTCAAGGAGTAAAGACAAAAAAAGAGTTGGAGATGCTTGAGAGGTACATTGATTCGATTCCGATAGTACCATGTGATGACAAAGATTGGATAGAGGCGGGAAGGCTTTCTTTTAAATTGACGAGAGATGGCAAGACTATTCCCTTATTGGATGTGCTAATTGCTGCTACATCGCTTAAAAATAACATGATGATATTTTCATTTGATCAACATTTTAAAATGATAGACGGCGTTAAATTGTTTGACCCCAAGACCATTTAA
- the cobD gene encoding threonine-phosphate decarboxylase CobD, which produces MDKYEHGGNIYVYNEDVIDFSSNINPLGFPECIRDSIDIAVLTKYPDINYTQLKRSISRYVGLKNENIIVGNGASELIYLFVRAFSLKKPLIPSPAFLEYERAVTLSGGNPLYYEISEEDGYVIDANKIVNRFKEVDSVIIGNPNNPTGKGIKRKDVEYIVKEAKNLDLPVMIDEAFIEFIYDYEEYQSLDLINDYDNLFVVRAATKFFGLPGLRLGYGFGSENLIKRLEDYKEPWTVNAFADAVGRRIFDDVKFMGNTRKYIKKEIDYLMNELKKIDELVVFDTQVNFMLLKLKHQSVNDLKEELLKRGILIRDASNFRYLDNRYFRVAVKSHDDNVKLIEAIKEVFK; this is translated from the coding sequence GTGGATAAATATGAGCATGGCGGCAATATTTATGTGTACAATGAAGATGTAATAGACTTTAGCTCAAACATAAACCCTCTTGGCTTCCCCGAATGTATAAGAGATTCCATTGATATTGCAGTTTTAACAAAGTACCCTGACATAAACTATACCCAGTTGAAAAGGTCTATCTCAAGATATGTGGGCCTAAAAAATGAGAACATAATAGTCGGTAATGGTGCGTCGGAACTTATCTACCTTTTTGTGCGGGCATTTTCTCTGAAAAAGCCGCTTATTCCATCTCCTGCTTTTTTGGAATACGAAAGGGCAGTCACATTATCAGGAGGAAATCCTTTGTACTACGAGATTTCAGAAGAAGATGGATACGTGATTGATGCGAACAAAATAGTAAATCGCTTCAAAGAAGTGGATTCTGTCATCATAGGAAATCCAAATAATCCTACAGGCAAGGGAATAAAGCGAAAAGATGTGGAATACATAGTGAAGGAAGCGAAAAATCTTGATTTGCCGGTGATGATAGATGAGGCGTTTATAGAATTCATATACGATTATGAAGAATACCAGTCTTTAGATCTCATAAATGACTACGATAATCTTTTTGTCGTAAGAGCTGCTACTAAATTTTTTGGGCTTCCGGGGTTGCGCTTAGGATACGGTTTTGGAAGTGAAAATTTGATAAAGAGATTGGAAGATTATAAAGAGCCTTGGACGGTAAATGCTTTTGCTGATGCAGTAGGAAGAAGGATTTTTGATGATGTCAAATTTATGGGAAATACGAGAAAATATATAAAAAAAGAAATAGATTATTTGATGAATGAGCTTAAAAAGATAGATGAATTAGTCGTGTTTGATACGCAGGTTAATTTTATGCTTTTAAAGCTGAAGCATCAGAGTGTTAATGACTTAAAAGAAGAATTATTAAAAAGAGGGATACTGATAAGAGATGCATCAAATTTCAGGTATTTGGATAATAGGTATTTTAGAGTGGCTGTAAAAAGTCATGATGATAATGTAAAACTGATAGAAGCTATAAAAGAAGTTTTTAAGTGA
- a CDS encoding J domain-containing protein, with the protein MQNPYEVLGLKEGASIEEVKRAYRELVKKYHPDQYADNPLKDLAEEKLREINDAYKAIMDGYAGSNNYNHDRSYNSGNTTYSDNESMYYEVINALNRNDLYAAENILNNMRDRSAQWYYLYGHINYRRGRFGEAYNCFRMAVNMDPNNMEYREALNNMEMQRGVYQGDVYRRTMNDDCCQTLFTIWACDTCCECMGGDMFRCF; encoded by the coding sequence ATGCAAAACCCGTACGAAGTTTTAGGATTAAAAGAAGGGGCTTCAATAGAGGAAGTTAAAAGGGCTTATAGGGAACTTGTGAAGAAGTATCATCCTGATCAGTATGCTGATAATCCATTAAAAGACCTTGCAGAAGAAAAATTGAGGGAAATAAATGATGCATATAAAGCGATAATGGATGGATATGCTGGTTCTAATAATTACAACCATGACAGAAGTTATAACAGTGGAAATACGACATACAGTGATAATGAATCTATGTACTATGAAGTGATAAATGCCCTCAATAGAAATGATTTATATGCAGCAGAGAACATATTAAATAATATGAGAGACAGAAGTGCACAGTGGTATTATTTGTACGGTCATATAAATTACAGAAGGGGAAGATTTGGAGAAGCGTACAACTGCTTTAGGATGGCTGTCAACATGGACCCAAATAATATGGAGTACCGTGAAGCTTTAAACAACATGGAAATGCAAAGAGGTGTGTATCAAGGGGATGTCTACAGGAGGACCATGAATGATGATTGCTGTCAGACCCTCTTTACTATATGGGCATGTGATACCTGCTGCGAATGCATGGGTGGAGACATGTTTAGATGTTTTTAA
- a CDS encoding QueT transporter family protein: MNKKTKKIVYGALIAALYAVMTIALAPISYGQIQVRVAEALTVLPFFSSYSILGLFVGCIIANMVGGNGIFDVVFGSLATLISAVITYYIGKSNLRYKRYLAPLPPVIINAVIIGIELNVVFNLPLVASMLWVGLGEMIACYVLGLPLLLYIDKNEKIKEMIR, translated from the coding sequence TTGAACAAAAAAACAAAGAAAATAGTCTATGGTGCATTGATCGCTGCTTTGTACGCAGTTATGACAATAGCACTTGCACCAATAAGCTACGGACAGATCCAAGTTAGAGTAGCTGAAGCACTTACGGTTTTGCCTTTCTTTTCATCATATTCCATTTTAGGACTTTTTGTAGGATGTATAATTGCGAATATGGTTGGAGGCAATGGAATATTTGATGTCGTATTTGGTTCGTTGGCGACTTTAATTAGCGCTGTAATAACGTATTATATTGGCAAATCCAATCTTAGATATAAGCGATATTTGGCGCCATTACCGCCTGTTATAATAAATGCAGTCATTATAGGCATAGAATTGAATGTTGTATTTAATTTGCCCCTTGTAGCTTCAATGCTATGGGTTGGATTGGGTGAGATGATTGCATGCTATGTATTGGGATTGCCTCTTCTTTTGTATATAGACAAAAATGAGAAAATAAAAGAAATGATTAGATAA
- the cobS gene encoding adenosylcobinamide-GDP ribazoletransferase yields MDEIKAFILSFQFMTRIPINVQIDVDRNDFHKMAKYFPFVGGLIGAVACFIFYAVKNIFPREIAVTMAIVSLYILTGAMHIDGFADTFDGLFSNKGKDRMLEIMRDSRLGTNGVLALVFLVILKILFLSHIKDNLVYSTLILMPLLGRFSIILAAYASKSARGGEGLGGLIIGKISTAELLLGFLFTSIVGFLFVQFTVFLKLLAVSSIIAYATTRYISLRIGGMTGDTLGAVNEFTELIIATLMYLISITKL; encoded by the coding sequence ATGGATGAGATAAAAGCTTTTATATTATCATTTCAATTTATGACAAGAATACCTATTAACGTTCAAATTGATGTAGACAGAAATGATTTTCACAAGATGGCTAAATATTTCCCTTTTGTAGGAGGACTTATTGGTGCCGTTGCATGTTTTATATTTTATGCTGTGAAAAATATATTTCCCCGGGAAATAGCCGTTACAATGGCCATAGTGTCATTGTATATTTTAACAGGTGCAATGCACATAGACGGGTTTGCAGACACATTTGATGGTCTTTTTAGCAATAAAGGCAAAGATAGAATGCTTGAAATAATGAGGGATTCAAGGCTTGGTACAAACGGAGTTCTTGCTTTAGTATTTTTAGTAATTTTAAAAATACTGTTTTTGTCCCACATAAAAGATAACCTTGTTTATTCGACATTAATATTGATGCCTCTTCTTGGACGCTTTTCGATAATTTTAGCAGCGTACGCATCAAAATCAGCGAGAGGCGGAGAAGGGCTTGGAGGCCTCATCATCGGCAAGATATCTACTGCAGAGCTTTTGCTGGGCTTTTTATTTACATCGATTGTTGGCTTTTTATTCGTCCAATTCACAGTATTTTTGAAACTTCTAGCTGTTTCATCTATTATCGCGTACGCGACCACAAGGTACATTTCATTGAGAATAGGCGGGATGACCGGAGATACATTAGGTGCAGTAAATGAATTTACAGAGCTTATAATTGCTACTTTGATGTATTTAATAAGCATCACAAAATTGTAG
- the cbiB gene encoding adenosylcobinamide-phosphate synthase CbiB, translating into MEVIAAYFLDLMIGDPEGYPHPVRLMGKLISFLERKFREIAKTARQERIAGYFLCAVVVFTSYISGYLIIYLLKELNVYLGKILDMLLIYTCLATNDLAKSAMRVYSPLKNDNIVEARKMLSFIVSRDTENLGYSDIVRGVVETVAENISDGIIGPLFYAFIGGAPLALAYKASSTLDSMVGYKNEKYAEIGYASAKLDDVLNFLPARITGLLIVASSFLLRYDYKNSFRILKRDRLKHESPNSAHGEAAVAGALNVELGGLNYYFGKPELKPKLGDGKEALKLEHIKDSVKIMYMTSFLGLVLFFALKLIILNGGI; encoded by the coding sequence ATGGAAGTGATAGCTGCATATTTTTTAGATTTAATGATAGGCGATCCAGAAGGATACCCTCACCCAGTGAGACTTATGGGAAAATTAATCAGCTTTTTGGAGCGTAAATTTAGGGAAATAGCCAAAACCGCAAGACAGGAAAGAATCGCGGGTTATTTCTTGTGTGCTGTAGTTGTTTTTACAAGCTACATAAGTGGGTATCTTATCATTTACTTGCTGAAAGAATTAAATGTGTATTTAGGAAAGATTTTAGATATGCTTCTCATTTACACGTGTCTTGCCACAAATGATTTAGCAAAATCAGCCATGAGAGTATACAGCCCTCTTAAAAACGACAACATTGTTGAAGCTCGGAAGATGTTGTCTTTCATCGTAAGCCGTGATACGGAAAACTTAGGTTACAGTGACATTGTAAGAGGTGTTGTGGAGACGGTGGCAGAAAACATATCTGATGGGATAATTGGGCCTCTATTTTATGCTTTTATAGGCGGTGCACCGTTGGCATTAGCTTACAAGGCTTCCAGCACACTTGACTCAATGGTTGGTTATAAAAATGAAAAATACGCAGAAATAGGATATGCCTCTGCAAAGCTTGACGATGTATTGAATTTCTTGCCAGCCAGGATAACAGGGCTTTTGATTGTAGCATCATCTTTTTTGCTGAGATACGACTATAAAAATAGCTTTCGCATTTTAAAAAGGGATAGATTAAAGCATGAAAGCCCCAACAGCGCACATGGGGAAGCTGCTGTTGCGGGTGCGCTAAATGTAGAGTTGGGAGGGCTTAACTATTATTTTGGAAAGCCTGAATTAAAACCGAAGTTGGGAGATGGCAAAGAGGCACTTAAATTAGAACATATTAAGGACAGCGTAAAGATAATGTATATGACATCTTTTCTGGGACTTGTTTTGTTTTTTGCATTAAAATTAATTATTTTGAATGGAGGTATTTAA
- a CDS encoding cobyric acid synthase gives MALKIMLQGTASSVGKSLLTAALCRIFRQDGYKVAPFKSQNMALNSFITDEGLEMGRAQAVQAEAAGIKPSVLMNPILLKPSSDKNCQVILRGKVYDSMDASCYQKFKPTLLGMIKEDFDKLSQSYDIVVIEGAGSPAEINLREKDVVNMGLAELVDSPVLIVGDIDKGGVFASIAGTLLLLNDDERKRVKGVIINKFRGDMEILKPGIKMLEDIINKDVIGVVPYIDVYVDEEDSATDSYYRRKSSGAIDIAILNLPHISNFTDFEPLKKIQDVNVRYVSRGEKIGDCDVLIIPGTKNTIGDLKTLKDAGMHHEILNLRKRGKLIIGICGGYQMLGKKIWDPQHIEGPVSEMEGLGLLDIETVISDEKITTQVKAQISDDLPDFLSPLRKLFVDGYEIHMGISSTGEKSFSNILVRNEEKISVSDGCVSSDGKVFGTYMHGIFENTDFTRRLINIVRKSKGFKEIDYIEDYREFKEREYDRLADIVRNSLDMNKIYKIMKGSI, from the coding sequence ATGGCACTTAAGATAATGCTGCAAGGTACGGCATCATCTGTCGGAAAGAGCTTATTGACTGCTGCTCTTTGTAGGATATTCAGACAGGATGGATATAAAGTTGCACCATTTAAGTCTCAAAATATGGCGCTTAATTCCTTTATAACAGATGAGGGGCTTGAGATGGGGCGAGCACAAGCTGTACAAGCTGAAGCTGCAGGCATAAAACCATCGGTACTTATGAATCCCATACTTTTAAAGCCAAGTTCAGACAAAAATTGTCAAGTTATACTAAGAGGAAAAGTTTATGACAGCATGGATGCATCTTGCTATCAGAAATTTAAGCCGACACTTTTAGGTATGATAAAAGAGGATTTTGATAAGCTTAGCCAGTCATACGACATAGTAGTGATTGAAGGCGCTGGAAGCCCTGCCGAAATAAACCTTAGAGAAAAAGACGTTGTAAATATGGGATTGGCTGAACTCGTTGATTCACCAGTATTGATAGTAGGCGACATAGATAAAGGCGGTGTCTTCGCGTCTATTGCAGGCACACTATTGCTTTTAAATGATGATGAGAGGAAAAGAGTAAAAGGCGTCATAATAAATAAATTTAGAGGAGACATGGAAATATTAAAGCCGGGGATAAAGATGCTGGAGGACATAATTAATAAAGATGTCATTGGAGTTGTTCCGTACATAGACGTCTATGTTGATGAAGAGGATAGTGCAACGGATTCTTATTACAGGAGAAAAAGCAGTGGAGCCATTGATATTGCGATTTTAAATCTCCCCCATATATCTAACTTTACTGATTTTGAGCCATTAAAAAAGATTCAAGATGTAAATGTAAGGTACGTAAGTAGAGGCGAAAAAATCGGTGATTGCGACGTATTGATAATACCAGGTACGAAAAACACGATAGGAGATCTTAAAACACTTAAAGATGCTGGAATGCACCATGAGATCTTGAATTTAAGAAAAAGAGGGAAGCTTATAATCGGTATATGCGGTGGATATCAGATGTTGGGGAAAAAGATATGGGATCCACAACACATAGAAGGGCCTGTTAGTGAGATGGAAGGTTTAGGACTATTAGACATAGAGACAGTTATTTCAGATGAAAAGATTACGACGCAGGTTAAAGCTCAAATTTCCGATGATTTGCCTGATTTTTTATCACCGCTTAGAAAACTGTTTGTAGATGGATACGAAATACACATGGGGATAAGCTCTACGGGAGAAAAAAGTTTTTCCAACATTTTAGTGAGGAATGAGGAAAAAATATCTGTCAGTGATGGGTGTGTAAGCAGTGATGGAAAGGTGTTTGGCACGTATATGCATGGAATATTTGAAAACACGGACTTCACAAGGAGGCTTATAAATATCGTCAGAAAATCAAAAGGCTTCAAAGAGATAGATTACATTGAAGATTACAGGGAATTTAAGGAAAGAGAGTACGATAGGCTGGCAGATATAGTCAGAAATAGCCTGGATATGAATAAAATTTACAAGATAATGAAAGGCAGTATTTGA